The following proteins are encoded in a genomic region of Candidatus Melainabacteria bacterium RIFOXYA2_FULL_32_9:
- a CDS encoding Flp pilus assembly protein CpaB: MRPKKNKRKLLIAITIGVVVSFIIFSTLGNYNKKLQEQNQLINSLKNTASSALNKTTSDPDMIKIVVAKKPLASGTKLTKETLDLKEFKITGLPPGHIKNIDSIIGFTLNKNINENDPITTPLLKELQTKTLEIPQGLRAITIPIEYIQGFASYINIGSKLDIVAASKESAEHQGKLIVQNVKIISFEKGEVPSSVEGQKPIETITGITIELPAIQTQKLVEAMVKGKLQLVTRNTHDNEVIKVADKPKPKIESLSRNAELPINFNPPAIPNSMLPPINGKNIGDLPLPATPKKASKPPQKVELIQANVKSDVTFND, translated from the coding sequence ATGCGCCCAAAAAAAAATAAACGGAAGTTGCTTATCGCAATCACAATAGGTGTGGTTGTGAGTTTTATAATTTTCTCCACGCTAGGCAATTACAATAAAAAACTACAAGAACAAAATCAACTCATAAATTCCCTAAAAAATACAGCAAGCTCTGCACTCAATAAAACTACAAGTGACCCTGATATGATCAAAATTGTAGTTGCAAAAAAGCCTCTGGCAAGCGGGACTAAACTTACTAAAGAGACACTGGATCTTAAAGAATTTAAAATAACAGGCTTACCACCAGGACATATTAAAAATATAGACTCAATTATTGGGTTTACACTCAATAAAAACATAAATGAAAACGATCCAATCACTACACCATTACTAAAAGAACTACAGACAAAAACCCTGGAAATCCCACAAGGCTTACGAGCAATAACTATTCCTATAGAATATATTCAGGGTTTTGCTTCATACATAAATATCGGATCAAAACTTGATATAGTAGCAGCATCAAAAGAAAGCGCTGAACATCAAGGTAAGCTCATAGTACAAAATGTCAAAATTATATCATTTGAAAAAGGTGAAGTCCCATCATCAGTTGAAGGACAAAAACCAATTGAAACAATAACAGGTATTACGATTGAACTACCTGCCATTCAAACACAAAAACTCGTAGAAGCAATGGTTAAAGGCAAATTACAGTTGGTAACAAGAAATACTCATGATAATGAAGTAATTAAGGTAGCTGATAAACCTAAACCAAAAATTGAATCACTATCAAGAAACGCAGAACTTCCTATAAATTTTAACCCTCCGGCAATCCCTAATAGTATGTTACCTCCAATTAATGGTAAAAATATAGGAGATCTGCCATTACCGGCGACACCTAAAAAAGCTTCAAAACCTCCTCAAAAAGTGGAATTAATA